The proteins below come from a single Candidatus Woesearchaeota archaeon genomic window:
- a CDS encoding AIR synthase — translation MEKIGKVGLKTFENFLKKRLGKENKNVIVPPMTGVDAGVVDIGSGKVLIIAEDPIFPAPKQPLDTFGWYTVHIGASDIAVMGVKPQYMTYSLLMPPDTKEEELKTIVDSIHRTAKELDISIVGGHTGYYPGISYPLIGGITVFSVAEKGSYVTPAGAKPGDDVIMTKGPAIEAAGLLAVLYEKKLLENNGKEIVDKAKEVCKQMTCVKDALTAVKAGGVSAMHDATEGGVIGGLFEMANASSVGMEIDENKFVSPKEVEMVCKELDIDPVEAIAEGTLLITCNAESSEKIISALGSEGIKASVIGKVTDTKDRRMMKRKDGSIRKLAVPEQDPFWPVFFEGAK, via the coding sequence ATGGAGAAGATAGGCAAGGTAGGCTTAAAGACTTTTGAAAATTTTTTGAAAAAAAGGCTTGGCAAAGAAAATAAAAATGTCATTGTGCCGCCCATGACCGGCGTGGATGCAGGAGTGGTTGATATAGGCAGCGGCAAGGTATTGATCATAGCAGAAGACCCTATCTTTCCCGCCCCGAAACAGCCCTTAGACACCTTTGGGTGGTATACAGTGCATATAGGGGCAAGCGATATAGCTGTTATGGGAGTGAAGCCGCAGTATATGACATACTCTTTGCTTATGCCCCCGGACACAAAAGAAGAAGAGCTTAAGACAATCGTCGATTCTATACACAGGACAGCAAAGGAGCTTGATATATCAATAGTAGGGGGGCACACAGGCTATTATCCCGGCATATCATACCCTTTAATCGGCGGCATCACTGTTTTCTCTGTCGCTGAAAAAGGCAGCTATGTAACTCCTGCAGGAGCAAAGCCGGGCGATGATGTAATCATGACAAAAGGCCCCGCAATAGAAGCTGCTGGGCTGCTTGCAGTGCTTTACGAAAAGAAACTATTAGAGAACAATGGCAAAGAAATAGTGGATAAAGCAAAGGAAGTGTGCAAGCAGATGACATGTGTCAAAGATGCATTGACAGCTGTCAAGGCAGGAGGAGTCAGTGCTATGCATGACGCAACAGAAGGTGGAGTAATTGGGGGCTTGTTTGAGATGGCCAACGCAAGCAGTGTAGGCATGGAAATTGATGAAAATAAGTTTGTCAGTCCTAAAGAAGTTGAGATGGTCTGTAAAGAGCTCGATATAGATCCCGTAGAAGCTATTGCTGAGGGAACATTGCTCATCACCTGCAATGCTGAATCCTCAGAAAAAATAATCTCTGCTTTAGGCAGTGAAGGCATAAAGGCTTCTGTCATAGGCAAGGTTACTGATACTAAGGACAGAAGAATGATGAAGAGAAAAGACGGCAGCATAAGGAAGCTCGCTGTTCCTGAGCAGGATCCTTTCTGGCCGGTTTTTTTCGAAGGCGCAAAATGA